Part of the Panicum virgatum strain AP13 chromosome 4N, P.virgatum_v5, whole genome shotgun sequence genome is shown below.
CACCGAGCTCTTGAGTACACAAATCCACCTCCATCAGAGGTCTGATCAGGGAGCAAGGCTTCTTGCATCGTTACATGAACACACCAGTGCTCACACACTTGGATATGACCATCTTGCAGATCTACTTCGTCATTTGGGGGTAGCAAACTCATCAGACCGAGGCTGTAGCATGTTTAATGTCAAAGTGCATCAGTCAATATGTGGTAATGATTAAGATTGAAATAGAGTGTCCATCTACACTCACCTTCTAAGCAGCTGCATAGCCATCACCACCATCAGTTTGTCTAAAGGCAGCACAGGTCATTCCAACCTGACACCAAATGTAGTGTGCGGAATCCTACCTCTTTTTATAGCTACAACTCATCAGAATCAATACTTGGGATTATTTTCTTTAGTATATTGAATGATGATGCAGGCATGCTACATTCTGAACTGAACTGCAGTAGCTCGTTCTCTAGGACAGCAAAAGCATCTGCAAAAGCCTGTCATATAAATGATAAAATGGTGTCAGTTCTCAACCTGCAGTTTCCTACCCATATATATGTTTATGTCTGAATATAAAATAAGGGAGAATTATAACTAACCTTAATACATTGGTGAATGCGGAAACAATTCCTGCCCACATTGTTAGCAGGGCAAAGTGGATCATCAATGTGAATTGGATCAATGCTGCaaaatgaagtatatttacaaACAGAAAACTAACATTGTAGATGACAGGAGCAGACGATGTAAAATAGTAACATTGAACTTAACCTGTGCCCTCTTTCTCGATTCAAATAAATTCCACTTCCTTGGATGGAAATACGCATATGGCGTGGATCAAATATGTTCCTGGCATTAAGAGTACGAAttatatgcaaaatacacaacAGTAGCTGTTCTGAAAGGGAAAACATACACAAGGCCCTATTAACATTCAGGGCTTCAGGCACATTGATGCAATTGTTGGGCCCCATATAATTGCTAAAAACAAAACGTTCAGGGGTATGTTCTTACCCAAAAAAGTACAAGAAATCCATCAAAAGGCTGCCCAGATTCTGCCAAATTATACACATAATGGAAATGATTACAAGGATATAAATACTAGACCCCAGATAGAGCAGCAACTCAAAAACACCTAGGGTGCTCAAGATTCGCAACTTACTTGGTTGATAGGCCGACCAAGATGATGCTCATGCTGGAGAAAACGAACAATTAATAGCACCTGCAAATAATATTTAAAATTGAAGCGTTATTACGAATGAGTTAAGAGGAAAAACAGATCAGGTAAAATGCCATAGATCAACAGAGTATGCTAACATGGAAATTAATACAGGCTAGTAAATTTGAACTGAACTATCCAAAGATCAAATGATATaagcaaataaaaatttgctGGACTGTGATCTGCTTGTGTTCCACTGTTAAAAACAATACAAATATTCATATCTGTACAACTGGAACATCATCTCTAGAAAAGGGTTAATCCAGAGTTTCGGACAAATTAACCCAACCATCGATAAACtcatggtaaaaaaaaagaaacacgattaatctactaaacataaaggtATTTAGTCGTTAACTTGTAATTTTGATTTTTATAGCACCTTGAAAGACTACATAGGTCTGCATAAGTATAAAGCCTCATTCATGTATACAAAAAAAAGCTGTGTAGCGCAATACTGTAATAGCCATAAATTTCCAATGAAGCAAATACAGAGCTATTTGGAAAAGCTACATACCAAACAGTAAGAGCTTAGACCACCTGAATAAGGGTGGTCTAAACTCCGGTCAGCCAAAAACTTCTTGAGAATCAATGCAAGAGGTACAACTGCAGGAAATTGCTGTGTCAACTGGCGTACCTGTAGAATAAATAAATGAATAAGAAGGTAAGCAAATAGGCAGGAGAATCCTGCTTACTGCTTCGTAATTCCATCTTGCAAACATGTAAAAAGTTCCACAACTACTAAGCAGCTGGCTGGCTGCTCATTCATACTGCTAAAAACGTAAAACCTAACTGTTGTAAAGCAAAAATAACTCCAAAAGTAACATGATTCTAATAATGTTTGCTACAAGTTAAATTTCTCTTAGAATACAAGACAGCTACCAGACTCTAATCAAACAGGTCCAAACAAAATATTTGAACGAAACTTAAAGTTAGAACTAACAATAATAGAGAGGAACTCATATTTTCTTTGAATATTCAGACAATAGTATTCTGATTTACCAACTCAGTAGTCTGCAGTCCTGTGTGGGATGGCGATTTGAAACTTATATCAAGACGAATTGACTGCACAATATCACCATCATCCTTATTCAATTTTGAGGACACTAGCATGTTGCTGCCTTCTGAACTAGAGGTATCAGACCGAGGAGGACTCCCTTGTTCTCCAAGCACATTAACTGAATATTCTTGTGAGCTATCCAGTACTGAAGAATACTCATTGAACATATTTGTGTCACAAGGTACATCTGCTACGAGCATGATCACAGGTATCTGCAAATAATGTAAGCATGAGGAAAGTAAAGTAGATAATGAAACTAGCAAAAGAAAGCCACTTACAGCTGTGTTTTCGACTGTTTTAAGGGAATCACTCCTAACCCAGTCTTGGTTTGTAAGACACCTTGCTGCATGCTGAAAGGAAAAGGATGGTTCAtgtgaaaagaaaaggaaatttcTCTGTCCTCTTAGCATGCAAGCATGTCTGTTGTGTGTTCATATGTAAGCCAAATAAAGTACCTGTAGACATGTTTCCTTGATGCCATTCCGGCCTTCCAAAATTCCAGCTTCTTTAATAGGTTCCTGAACGCAACAATAACTTTATTATCCACAATAATATGGAGAACAGATGCACTTGAACTAACTTGTTATACACTGTTAACAGTCATGCATCTCACCAGGTTTCGGACAGGGGGAAGAGAAACTACAAGATCAACGTCACTAGTTGGAAGAGCCAAACCAGTGGCATTTGAGCCAAATAGATTTGTACGGGAGCGAGGCCACAGAACCTGCAAGCACCGTGTGACCCTTTTGACAGCCCAGTTTATATAGGGCCTCCTCACCAGATTACCAGCAGCAACCTTGCAGGTTTTACAAATGGAATCAATACATGCTTAGAAAAGGGGAGCTTTTACTGACACAAATATAGGCATGAGTCATGACATACAATTCATTAGGCATCAGAGTAAGATAAAGATCCAATACCACACAAAGATGAATATTGATGCCAGAGGCACAAGAAAAAGGGATATACCTGCTTACAGAATTGATCTATTTCTTCATGTAGAGCATTGTGCATCAAAGAGAGGGATGCCTTGTGAGATGAGCCGTTTAGCATATCTGGTGGCTGTACAGGCAATGCCACATCTGgctgcaaaattttattttagaaataaagtaaagacgAATAAATGATCATTCTCGCTACTGAGGGAAGATTGAAATTTACATCCTTACATGTTGATCACGAGATAGCTGTGAAATCTTAACAAGGTGGTCCTGCAAAACAGTATCCTCAATTGATTGCACCAATGTACCAGAAGAAGTTCCCTTGTTTCCCCATGAAGGCCATACAACTTCAGGACCATCCAAGCAAAACTGAGCCCTATGAAATATTTTGTCTTCAGAAAATAAACCTCTCATCCCCCAATGACGAGGACTTGAGCTGCCAGATCTAACAATCGGGAATCCTCTTTTTCTTGACTCCCCAGCaggtgaaggaggtggtggcCGAGGCACGCGAGGAACACTAAGTACTACTGGTGATGGAGGTCTTCTTGGAAGAGGTATGTCCCTCCTTGTTGATGGTACACATGGGCTCCTGTGATCATGACCTGCCTTAATGTCAGATCTTGATGACCTTCGTGATATAGGAACAACTATTGGCCGCAGCATAGAATATGGCAATGTATCTCCCTTAACTATTTCACTGCCACAAGACACACTCTTTGCAACTGAAGTTGATTTATCTTCAGGACTCTCTTGCATAGAAGATGGAGAGATCAGAGCTTCATTATTGATGTCATTCcctgttattgagggagcagcAGGATCAAAAGATTCATTTTGAGAACAGGACGGAGTGGAGGGTGGTGATGATACACCATTTGCGTATGTAGATGGAATCCCATTAGCCACATCATCAACGACTCGTATAACATCAGCCTCATGCCAAGCCCAAGCGCTATCATCTGAACTAAGAGATGGTGGCCTGGAAAAGCCCGTTCCTGCATGTTCTGCAGGACTCCAATACATCACACCTCCACCAAAGTATTGGTTTATATCTCTTCCGGAATGTGCACGGCTATCTGATTCTTCTTCAGAAAACCAGTAGCTTTCATTATCATCCCCAACGTCACTGTCACTGCAAATACCCCCTCTTTGCATTAGTTGAGCAGGGAACCCTGACCAAGCAGAAGATTGCATTTGTGGGGTATACAATGGATCATAACTTACAGCCGCATTTTTACCATAACCTCTAAAAACAGGAGGCCAATCAAAACTTAGTGGCACCGCTAGAGAAGGTAACATTTGATTGCATCCAGCATCGATTGGCGGATTCCTCACCTGATGGTTAGCAGAAAGAAAGGGTTGGTTGAATTGAGTTGGCCATTTGTAACCATCAAGATGCAACCTGTCTGCTGCAGCTGGACGCTGTTGCATTTCAGGAGATACAAAATGAGGTGGTGTTACACTGGGCCATTCATACGATGTTCCTCCCAGTAGGTTCCTGTTGTATACATAATATTCACCGCCACTATTTTTCATTACCGCACCATTGTCACTTATAGTACTTTGAAGCATGTTGGCAGGAATAACAGAAGGTAAAAGCTTGTCCTTTGTTGCTACAGATTTATGTTCTACATGTTTCTCCTCACAGCCAGTTTTTTCCCAAGCAGATCTTACCAAGGAGACAACAGAGCTTCCGTGCAGATTATTGGAAGAGACGTTAATTCCTGAAGGTAAACATGACGATTTCTGAGCCATTGATTCACTTCGACTGATATACGATGAGGCCTGTTCATCCATATTGAAGTCATCATATTCATTGGCACTTTGAAAATGTTCTATAGTAACTGATGAGCTAACTTTAGGAGGGTTTTCAAGTTTCATGGCCTTTCTGCTGGCTATTACATTTGTTCCATTAGATAAAATGGAAGCATCAGAACAGCTAACTGCTTCAGAGGTCTCACTCTTGGAAGGATGGACATAAGATGGGTGATGAGGTGAGACATTGACTTCTTCACCAGGTTTATGTGTGGCATCTGTGCCAATATGGGGAACTACTGTTTTCAATTTCGTAGATCTTGGGCTCTCAGGTCTCATCAGATTTGATAGTTTTGTTTTCCCTTTACGCTTGTTCTTCTTTCTGTTACAATGATTCTTGCAGTCATCCAACCCAGCAGTTTGCTCCTAAAATACAGAGGATGTCCCTCATAagtcatgaattaattaacAAGCAAACAAAAAAAGATTGTGTGAAATAAAGCTTACAACCTTCATTGTGGGTATAATTTCCTTGCAAGGAGTTTCTTCAGATCCATCAGCAGTGCCTCCAGCAGATGCAGGGCACTGGCTGGGTAAAGGCCTACAATTGCGACTTTCTGAACTACTGCACCCGTTATCCTGGAAAAAGGTCTTTATGTCAAATAGTAACAACTTCATATACTCAGTGAAGCATATATCCTATGCCTATCGCAATACTATAGCAATCAGATTCGGTCAAAAACATAACTATAGCAAAGCAGACTCGCAGAGCATCAAAACAACTATACCTTGGATGGTTTAGCAGCTGCAGTTAGCTTTTTTGAGCTGTTAGACTTCTTCTTTCCTTTCCGAGAACCACCACTGATCTTCTCAACATCTTTCTTTTTTGGATCTCCATCCCCAATAAGTTCAAGATTTATGATTTCTGTTGACACCACCATAAGGAGCCCTCGTAATTTCATAAGTATATCACCAGCAGCAGTAGGAGCCAAAGATAATGAAGTGAAAAAGATTGCATCACCACCACAGCAAGTAATG
Proteins encoded:
- the LOC120671596 gene encoding uncharacterized protein LOC120671596 isoform X4 yields the protein MVEGSDIAWDNFSFCLGESGSFVADKSCECTRQSFFRKNRDCSIDIANIMSCSKKPIFAKELKRLKLVEEIVCLKNNITCCGGDAIFFTSLSLAPTAAGDILMKLRGLLMVVSTEIINLELIGDGDPKKKDVEKISGGSRKGKKKSNSSKKLTAAAKPSKDNGCSSSESRNCRPLPSQCPASAGGTADGSEETPCKEIIPTMKEQTAGLDDCKNHCNRKKNKRKGKTKLSNLMRPESPRSTKLKTVVPHIGTDATHKPGEEVNVSPHHPSYVHPSKSETSEAVSCSDASILSNGTNVIASRKAMKLENPPKVSSSVTIEHFQSANEYDDFNMDEQASSYISRSESMAQKSSCLPSGINVSSNNLHGSSVVSLVRSAWEKTGCEEKHVEHKSVATKDKLLPSVIPANMLQSTISDNGAVMKNSGGEYYVYNRNLLGGTSYEWPSVTPPHFVSPEMQQRPAAADRLHLDGYKWPTQFNQPFLSANHQVRNPPIDAGCNQMLPSLAVPLSFDWPPVFRGYGKNAAVSYDPLYTPQMQSSAWSGFPAQLMQRGGICSDSDVGDDNESYWFSEEESDSRAHSGRDINQYFGGGVMYWSPAEHAGTGFSRPPSLSSDDSAWAWHEADVIRVVDDVANGIPSTYANGVSSPPSTPSCSQNESFDPAAPSITGNDINNEALISPSSMQESPEDKSTSVAKSVSCGSEIVKGDTLPYSMLRPIVVPISRRSSRSDIKAGHDHRSPCVPSTRRDIPLPRRPPSPVVLSVPRVPRPPPPSPAGESRKRGFPIVRSGSSSPRHWGMRGLFSEDKIFHRAQFCLDGPEVVWPSWGNKGTSSGTLVQSIEDTVLQDHLVKISQLSRDQHPDVALPVQPPDMLNGSSHKASLSLMHNALHEEIDQFCKQVAAGNLVRRPYINWAVKRVTRCLQVLWPRSRTNLFGSNATGLALPTSDVDLVVSLPPVRNLEPIKEAGILEGRNGIKETCLQHAARCLTNQDWVRSDSLKTVENTAIPVIMLVADVPCDTNMFNEYSSVLDSSQEYSVNVLGEQGSPPRSDTSSSEGSNMLVSSKLNKDDGDIVQSIRLDISFKSPSHTGLQTTELVRQLTQQFPAVVPLALILKKFLADRSLDHPYSGGLSSYCLVLLIVRFLQHEHHLGRPINQNLGSLLMDFLYFFGNIFDPRHMRISIQGSGIYLNRERGHSIDPIHIDDPLCPANNVGRNCFRIHQCIKAFADAFAVLENELLQFSSECSMPASSFNILKKIIPSIDSDEL
- the LOC120671596 gene encoding uncharacterized protein LOC120671596 isoform X1; the encoded protein is MASASASPRTTRELMDALTAHLSLYHAAANPSPASSSTSSSPRAAILRWLASLSPAARAAAATSLLGPAAAAALLSMLRRLRLRGHSSFFVLHSSPSSSARGAEEPTVLSRLSRGLLARAAAGSRAHALLFANLLIFPSSPATSRCPDAITVAEAFLADLDGFVAAMDEISGGRFLCSGEGEVDLTALACQDFPELPWLNAKGYYVTEEFVANRLEIALRMSWAAAGGGGVGGRKAARVGKGVKEKAGLAANAFWREKGYVDWWMRLEPRMRARIMGAFFGKGAVALANEMVEGSDIAWDNFSFCLGESGSFVADKSCECTRQSFFRKNRDCSIDIANIMSCSKKPIFAKELKRLKLVEEIVCLKNNITCCGGDAIFFTSLSLAPTAAGDILMKLRGLLMVVSTEIINLELIGDGDPKKKDVEKISGGSRKGKKKSNSSKKLTAAAKPSKDNGCSSSESRNCRPLPSQCPASAGGTADGSEETPCKEIIPTMKEQTAGLDDCKNHCNRKKNKRKGKTKLSNLMRPESPRSTKLKTVVPHIGTDATHKPGEEVNVSPHHPSYVHPSKSETSEAVSCSDASILSNGTNVIASRKAMKLENPPKVSSSVTIEHFQSANEYDDFNMDEQASSYISRSESMAQKSSCLPSGINVSSNNLHGSSVVSLVRSAWEKTGCEEKHVEHKSVATKDKLLPSVIPANMLQSTISDNGAVMKNSGGEYYVYNRNLLGGTSYEWPSVTPPHFVSPEMQQRPAAADRLHLDGYKWPTQFNQPFLSANHQVRNPPIDAGCNQMLPSLAVPLSFDWPPVFRGYGKNAAVSYDPLYTPQMQSSAWSGFPAQLMQRGGICSDSDVGDDNESYWFSEEESDSRAHSGRDINQYFGGGVMYWSPAEHAGTGFSRPPSLSSDDSAWAWHEADVIRVVDDVANGIPSTYANGVSSPPSTPSCSQNESFDPAAPSITGNDINNEALISPSSMQESPEDKSTSVAKSVSCGSEIVKGDTLPYSMLRPIVVPISRRSSRSDIKAGHDHRSPCVPSTRRDIPLPRRPPSPVVLSVPRVPRPPPPSPAGESRKRGFPIVRSGSSSPRHWGMRGLFSEDKIFHRAQFCLDGPEVVWPSWGNKGTSSGTLVQSIEDTVLQDHLVKISQLSRDQHPDVALPVQPPDMLNGSSHKASLSLMHNALHEEIDQFCKQVAAGNLVRRPYINWAVKRVTRCLQVLWPRSRTNLFGSNATGLALPTSDVDLVVSLPPVRNLEPIKEAGILEGRNGIKETCLQHAARCLTNQDWVRSDSLKTVENTAIPVIMLVADVPCDTNMFNEYSSVLDSSQEYSVNVLGEQGSPPRSDTSSSEGSNMLVSSKLNKDDGDIVQSIRLDISFKSPSHTGLQTTELVRQLTQQFPAVVPLALILKKFLADRSLDHPYSGGLSSYCLVLLIVRFLQHEHHLGRPINQNLGSLLMDFLYFFGNIFDPRHMRISIQGSGIYLNRERGHSIDPIHIDDPLCPANNVGRNCFRIHQCIKAFADAFAVLENELLQFSSECSMPASSFNILKKIIPSIDSDEL
- the LOC120671596 gene encoding uncharacterized protein LOC120671596 isoform X3 — protein: MASASASPRTTRELMDALTAHLSLYHAAANPSPASSSTSSSPRAAILRWLASLSPAARAAAATSLLGPAAAAALLSMLRRLRLRGHSSFFVLHSSPSSSARGAEEPTVLSRLSRGLLARAAAGSRAHALLFANLLIFPSSPATSRCPDAITVAEAFLADLDGFVAAMDEISGGRFLCSGEGEVDLTALACQDFPELPWLNAKGYYVTEEFVANRLEIALRMSWAAAGGGGVGGRKAARVGKGVKEKAGLAANAFWREKGYVDWWMRLEPRMRARIMGAFFGKGAVALANEMVEGSDIAWDNFSFCLGESGSFVADKSCECTRQSFFRKNRDCSIDIANIMSCSKKPIFAKELKRLKLVEEIVCLKNNITCCGGDAIFFTSLSLAPTAAGDILMKLRGLLMVVSTEIINLELIGDGDPKKKDVEKISGGSRKGKKKSNSSKKLTAAAKPSKDNGCSSSESRNCRPLPSQCPASAGGTADGSEETPCKEIIPTMKEQTAGLDDCKNHCNRKKNKRKGKTKLSNLMRPESPRSTKLKTVVPHIGTDATHKPGEEVNVSPHHPSYVHPSKSETSEAVSCSDASILSNGTNVIASRKAMKLENPPKVSSSVTIEHFQSANEYDDFNMDEQASSYISRSESMAQKSSCLPSGINVSSNNLHGSSVVSLVRSAWEKTGCEEKHVEHKSVATKDKLLPSVIPANMLQSTISDNGAVMKNSGGEYYVYNRNLLGGTSYEWPSVTPPHFVSPEMQQRPAAADRLHLDGYKWPTQFNQPFLSANHQVRNPPIDAGCNQMLPSLAVPLSFDWPPVFRGYGKNAAVSYDPLYTPQMQSSAWSGFPAQLMQRGGICSDSDVGDDNESYWFSEEESDSRAHSGRDINQYFGGGVMYWSPAEHAGTGFSRPPSLSSDDSAWAWHEADVIRVVDDVANGIPSTYANGVSSPPSTPSCSQNESFDPAAPSITGNDINNEALISPSSMQESPEDKSTSVAKSVSCGSEIVKGDTLPYSMLRPIVVPISRRSSRSDIKAGHDHRSPCVPSTRRDIPLPRRPPSPVVLSVPRVPRPPPPSPAGESRKRGFPIVRSGSSSPRHWGMRGLFSEDKIFHRAQFCLDGPEVVWPSWGNKGTSSGTLVQSIEDTVLQDHLVKISQLSRDQHPDVALPVQPPDMLNGSSHKASLSLMHNALHEEIDQFCKQVAAGNLVRRPYINWAVKRVTRCLQVLWPRSRTNLFGSNATGLALPTSDVDLVVSLPPVRNLEPIKEAGILEGRNGIKETCLQHAARCLTNQDWVRSDSLKTVENTAIPVIMLVADVPCDTNMFNEYSSVLDSSQEYSVNVLGEQGSPPRSDTSSSEGSNMLVSSKLNKDDGDIVQSIRLDISFKSPSHTGLQTTELVRQLTQQFPAVVPLALILKKFLADRSLDHPYSGGLSSYCLVLLIVRFLQHEHHLGRPINQEHI
- the LOC120671596 gene encoding uncharacterized protein LOC120671596 isoform X2, with amino-acid sequence MASASASPRTTRELMDALTAHLSLYHAAANPSPASSSTSSSPRAAILRWLASLSPAARAAAATSLLGPAAAAALLSMLRRLRLRGHSSFFVLHSSPSSSARGAEEPTVLSRLSRGLLARAAAGSRAHALLFANLLIFPSSPATSRCPDAITVAEAFLADLDGFVAAMDEISGGRFLCSGEGEVDLTALACQDFPELPWLNAKGYYVTEEFVANRLEIALRMSWAAAGGGGVGGRKAARVGKGVKEKAGLAANAFWREKGYVDWWMRLEPRMRARIMGAFFGKGAVALANEMVEGSDIAWDNFSFCLGESGSFVADKSCECTRQSFFRKNRDCSIDIANIMSCSKKPIFAKELKRLKLVEEIVCLKNNITCCGGDAIFFTSLSLAPTAAGDILMKLRGLLMVVSTEIINLELIGDGDPKKKDVEKISGGSRKGKKKSNSSKKLTAAAKPSKDNGCSSSESRNCRPLPSQCPASAGGTADGSEETPCKEIIPTMKEQTAGLDDCKNHCNRKKNKRKGKTKLSNLMRPESPRSTKLKTVVPHIGTDATHKPGEEVNVSPHHPSYVHPSKSETSEAVSCSDASILSNGTNVIASRKAMKLENPPKVSSSVTIEHFQSANEYDDFNMDEQASSYISRSESMAQKSSCLPSGINVSSNNLHGSSVVSLVRSAWEKTGCEEKHVEHKSVATKDKLLPSVIPANMLQSTISDNGAVMKNSGGEYYVYNRNLLGGTSYEWPSVTPPHFVSPEMQQRPAAADRLHLDGYKWPTQFNQPFLSANHQMQSSAWSGFPAQLMQRGGICSDSDVGDDNESYWFSEEESDSRAHSGRDINQYFGGGVMYWSPAEHAGTGFSRPPSLSSDDSAWAWHEADVIRVVDDVANGIPSTYANGVSSPPSTPSCSQNESFDPAAPSITGNDINNEALISPSSMQESPEDKSTSVAKSVSCGSEIVKGDTLPYSMLRPIVVPISRRSSRSDIKAGHDHRSPCVPSTRRDIPLPRRPPSPVVLSVPRVPRPPPPSPAGESRKRGFPIVRSGSSSPRHWGMRGLFSEDKIFHRAQFCLDGPEVVWPSWGNKGTSSGTLVQSIEDTVLQDHLVKISQLSRDQHPDVALPVQPPDMLNGSSHKASLSLMHNALHEEIDQFCKQVAAGNLVRRPYINWAVKRVTRCLQVLWPRSRTNLFGSNATGLALPTSDVDLVVSLPPVRNLEPIKEAGILEGRNGIKETCLQHAARCLTNQDWVRSDSLKTVENTAIPVIMLVADVPCDTNMFNEYSSVLDSSQEYSVNVLGEQGSPPRSDTSSSEGSNMLVSSKLNKDDGDIVQSIRLDISFKSPSHTGLQTTELVRQLTQQFPAVVPLALILKKFLADRSLDHPYSGGLSSYCLVLLIVRFLQHEHHLGRPINQNLGSLLMDFLYFFGNIFDPRHMRISIQGSGIYLNRERGHSIDPIHIDDPLCPANNVGRNCFRIHQCIKAFADAFAVLENELLQFSSECSMPASSFNILKKIIPSIDSDEL